One endosymbiont 'TC1' of Trimyema compressum genomic window, GGCTTCTTCGTAAAGGGGAACGAGAGTCTGTTGAAAAAACATTTAAAAATCAATATGGTTTGAAATTAATAACGATTGATGCAGCTGAGAGATTTATTTCTAAACTAATAGGTGTAGGGGACCCAGAGGAAAAAAGAAAAATTATTGGTGGAGAGTTCATTAGAGTATTTGAAGAGGAATCACAAAAAAATGGTGACTTTGATTATTTAGTACAAGGGACTCTTTATTCTGATGTTATTGAAAGTGGTACAGACACAGCTGAAACCATAAAAAGCCATCACAATGTTGGCGGCTTACCAGAGCACATGAAGTTTTCATTAATAGAACCTTTAAAATGGCTATTTAAAGATGAAGTTCGCAAGGTTGGAACAACCCTTGGCATGCCAGATGAAATTGTCCAGAGACAACCTTTTCCTGGCCCAGGCCTTGGTATCCGTGTCTTAGAAGAGGTAACTCCAGAAAAATTATCTATTCTTCGTGAAGCAGATGCTATTGTGAGGGAAGAAGTTGATGCAATTAATACGAATCGTGAAGTATGGCAGTATTTTGCAGTACTTCCTAATATTCGCAGTGTTGGTGTAATGGGCGATATGAGAACCTATGCTTATACTGTTGTTGTTAGAGCTGTAGGCAGTGCTGATGGTATGACAGCAGATTGGTCTCGATTACCTTATGGGACATTAGAAAAAATATCCTTAAGAATCGTTAATGAAGTTCCTCATGTTAACAGGGTTGCTTATGATATTACAAGTAAGCCACCTGGGACTATTGAATGGGAATAAATATAAAAATCCTAGAATCCTTTTATAGAGGGACTCTAGGATTTTTTATTTCTTAATTGCACTTAAATTGGGACCTAATTCATATTTTCCGTTTAGAATTAAGCCTTTAATGAACTACACATTTAAAATAAGGCTTTTTCCAAGATGAAAAGCGTTTTCACAATCTTTAGGAAATTGTATTGCTTTTACTGTTTCTTTATGTTTCTGGTTAAATTTTGAAGCATTATATTTTTGATAATTATCAAATTGTTAATTATCAAGGGACACCATATAATTAGTATATCCATTAAATAGCTTCAAATAATACATATGCATTTTGAAATTGTAATCATATTTTACTAAGTCAAATCTTTCTTTATCTATACCCATAGTGTAAATAAAACCAATTGATATTTTCTTTTGGAAGGTTGTAGTTTTATCTTTTTCATAAGATAAGTTACTGAAAATAAGTCTCTCTAAAAAGCTCTTGTTAAACTTGTTATATCACCAATATATATTGGCGAACCAATAATAAGAGCATCGCTATTTATAATTTTTTCTAAAGTAATGGTTAAGTTGTCTACCATCGAACACTTTCCAATATATCTATTATTTTTATGTTTACATGCAAAACAACTGCTACATCCTTTATAGTTTAAACCACATAAATTAATAAATTCTGTTACAGCGCCTTCTGATTTCACTCCCTCTAAAGCGTTATATAATAATTGATTAGTATTACCCTTTTTTTGAGGGCTACCATTTTGTGCCCTAAAAGGAGAAAGTAAATGAATAATTTATATGATGGTACATGCGGTGTTGTTAATATGCTTAATAGTATTAGTGGCAAATGGAAATTACCAGTGTTACGGAGATTATCTTTTCGAATAGCTAGATATAATGAGTTGAAAAGACAAGTAAAAGGAATTACTAATATCATGTTAACAAGGACGTTACACGATTTAGAATGTAATGGTTTAGTAATCAGAAAGCAATATAATGAAGTTCCGCCAAAAGTTGAATATCAACTAACTAAACATGGAAAGAGACTTATTCCGGCATTAGAAATACTAAAAGAATGGGCTGAAAGCAGATTGGAATAAATAAAAGTCAATAAAGAAAGCAGTATAAAACAATGATTAGACATTAGATTACAAAGTTAAGAACAGAAGAAAATCAATATCCTAAGAGCTGGATGCAGTTAAATTTAGGATTTATTATTTGCTTTAATTTAAATGAAAGCAAAGAGCTCTAGATTTAAAGAAGTGCTTTTGTTTTAACAATAGGAAAATGGCATTAATTTAAAAGAATGGTGCAATTAATGCACCCCTAGGAAATCAGCTTCTATATTTAGAGCCATTACAGTCAGGACATGGTGGCAATGTATCAGAGTTATCGTCTAGTTTAACCGCCTGACCAAAGTTTAAACAATAGTAAGTACCTTTACTTAGCTTTTCGCCAGTACTAAAAGTAAGCATATAACTACCTTTTTACCTAGATTTTCTGATTTGGTTGTGATTA contains:
- the guaA gene encoding glutamine-hydrolyzing GMP synthase, with protein sequence MSKEVVIVLDFGGQYNQLIARRVREAGVYCEMLSYSTPLEVLKEKNIKGIILSGGPNSVYTEDAPRINEKLFELGIPVLGICYGMQLMAHMLGGEVKTSTLKEYGKRKVILSNESPLTDSVKKESNCWMSHTDQIHALPENFTELGKTETTPYAIIGNLDKGFYGIQFHPEVKHTEFGQVFLENFLFNVCHCSKNWTMDSFIKEEIVRVRKEVGNKKVLCALSGGVDSAVAAILIHAAIGDQLTCMFVDHGLLRKGERESVEKTFKNQYGLKLITIDAAERFISKLIGVGDPEEKRKIIGGEFIRVFEEESQKNGDFDYLVQGTLYSDVIESGTDTAETIKSHHNVGGLPEHMKFSLIEPLKWLFKDEVRKVGTTLGMPDEIVQRQPFPGPGLGIRVLEEVTPEKLSILREADAIVREEVDAINTNREVWQYFAVLPNIRSVGVMGDMRTYAYTVVVRAVGSADGMTADWSRLPYGTLEKISLRIVNEVPHVNRVAYDITSKPPGTIEWE
- a CDS encoding flavodoxin family protein, yielding MKSEGAVTEFINLCGLNYKGCSSCFACKHKNNRYIGKCSMVDNLTITLEKIINSDALIIGSPIYIGDITSLTRAF
- a CDS encoding winged helix-turn-helix transcriptional regulator, which translates into the protein MNNLYDGTCGVVNMLNSISGKWKLPVLRRLSFRIARYNELKRQVKGITNIMLTRTLHDLECNGLVIRKQYNEVPPKVEYQLTKHGKRLIPALEILKEWAESRLE
- a CDS encoding zinc ribbon-containing protein, with the protein product MLTFSTGEKLSKGTYYCLNFGQAVKLDDNSDTLPPCPDCNGSKYRS